aatccacCATATACTTTGATTTCATTTTAATCATATTGATATATATATCTATCGTCTTCTAGAAGACTAATTAATTATGCCCCTACCAAAATACTAACATTTAATCCACACCTCTGggattaaaaaaactattgtatttacaataatttatcatgaataaaattaaaataatttttaaattaatatttaaattataataataaaatgtattaaataaaattgaatttaatacAGTAATATTATTTGATTAAGTAATACAAACCTCATTACATCCATAGTGCCATGATATTGAAATgacatcaaaataaaattcatagGTATTATTAGACAGTGTAAGATTATATTGAAAtgctaataaaataaaataacgtGTACAACTGTTCTTAGATACTCTAAAATCTAGGCCTTCAAAAGAATAATAAACGATATATTTGTAAGATATCAGTTGACTATTCCAAACTTTGATTGCGAAGGTGCAACGACGGCAAATCAAACCTCTAAACTTCGTATATTCAAATACTTCAAACTAAATGTTCTGCAAcaacaattattaaaaatttccaGGAATGTTAGCATCTAAATCAaacactttttaattttttttttccaaaataacaTTTCCATCAATGATATTCCTAAAATGTAAATTCTAAAAATGTAATATCATGAAACAAACGTTCTCTGAGAATAATTTTAACCAAGAGAATATTAGTTCAAATCAAAGGAAGAAACAAACTAGAAAAGAAGCAAGAAACGAGAAAGGTGATTTTAATGAGTTGATAAAATGAGGAAGGAATAGAAAAACAAGAACCGTAATATATTTACTATTTCTCTTTAAAGATTTACACAAGAGTCCAGGTGGTAATGGTATAATCAATGGGTGACTAGTTagtaaaaaagaagaaaaaataatcttGATCAACAAACAAATgtaaattaaatataagaataaatgaCCCCATGACCCAAGCTTCTTGAATGCCCTTGAGAAGGAAAACCAATGTCACCCAAACCCAAAAATGAccaaatataaaagaaaaaaaaaatcccttaGGGACATCTCACATTTCTCCCAGGTCCACCATAGTAAAAGTAATTCCCCCAAACATTATTAATCCCTCCTTGAATGTCATAGCAATTGGGGTGATCGGCAAGAACCCTAAGATTTGACAAGGGTACCAAGTTGTTGTCCCAATCCACAACTTGCATGTTCCGAAAATATGAAGCTTTTCCAAACCCTTCACTTGCAAAATGTCCACTACCCATTTGGGTAGAAGTGTGAGACCCTGATTGCCTTGAATTCACCACTTCTCCTCCAAATTGCACCATGCTTGCATGATCCCTTAGGTGTGTGAACAAGAATGATGGCCAATACCCGACTAAGATTCCGGATCCAAACTCAAGCCACCAATTCCCATGCTTTGGATCCTGCACAAAAAAAATGAAGCATTGCACCAAACCTTCAATGTCACCTTTTCTTGCAACTACTCAAAGATAGACATAATTATGAATAGCAACATGTTAGCCAGGTTGGTAAGTGAAACGGGTCAAAAAGAGGGGAAAAGAAAGGTGGCGAATGTTGGGGGAATAAGCCAGTTTTTAGGGTTTTGTTAGAATAATGGTAAAAcgaagaggaaaaaaaaagtgaaagagaatcttgaaaagaaggggAAATACAGTTCATTATTAGAATTCACAGTGCATGCGTGTAATGTCCCAAAGTATTAAAGTGAGTAAAGTGGCATGTTAACTAAGACATGACACTGTACAAAACTTTGTGCACCATCACTTTAttcttcctctttttttagTTACTATGATCTTCAgtttcataaaattaaaaacaattatcaTGCCATGAAATGCTTTAAATAatcttcccttgcttcttctACTACTCTATATCGCAAAACTCGATGCCATTTGCGACACTTCCCAAATATGGAGACCCCATCAtcattctctatttttttaaatccattTGTTTTTGGTTCGTTTGGGCTTTTGACTACGAAACTTGAACACTTTTTTTAACCAACAAATATTCAAATCGAACGGTAGGAACAGTGTTCTGTCATCAAATCTTTTATCCTTTATCTGGGACCCTCAACCCATCATGTATGCCACAAAAAAAGATTAACCTAAACTAGGATATAAATAAACCCTAAGTGGCTTAATCCGTTTTATATGACAAAGTTTAGCTTTTTCAGTCAACAACAAAAACCGCGCATAATCACCAAAACAAAAACTAACATAAAGTAACCCAAAAAGAAACAAATCGAGACTTCTACATCAAGTTGTCgctaaataattagtttttatgaTGAATTTCGTAATGAAGCACCAAATTACCTTCCAGATCAGCAAGCTGATATCAAATTGTCCACCACCATAGGAAGAAGTTGGAGAGATTGCAGCTCCAATAGCAATTCTATTGTTAGTTTGAACAAAACCAGAGCACAGTAAATTGTAGCATCCAGTTGCTTGATATGCATCACTCtgtaaataataattagaaataagaaaataaaaaaaatttgtttgacTAAAAAATTGTACCATGATGAGAGGTTATTAATTTATGATCTGCGATACTTTTGTGTTGAATGAGTTTTCTTACCGTCCAATAAGTGAAGAATCTGGGGTAGGTGTCCCCATAGAGCTCAGGGCTGACCTGCAGCAAAATGAATTGAAATAAGTTTGGTTATCGAAAGCTGAAAATTAAATTGAGTGATGAAAATGAATGGTAGGTAGTTGAGCATGGTATCTGTGTTTTGAATGCTATTGGTAACGAAAAAGGATAGAGTGGTAGAAATTATTGAAAGAAAATGAGTGTGTTTGTGTAAAGAGAGAATTGATTAATTAAGGTGCAGTAATGGGTGAATTGAAACTTGCCTGCCAACCAGCTTCAATAGTGTTGAGATCATCCCCAAATGAACCAGATATGACCCACATTTGGGACAGGCTGAATTCATCTTGATTTGTCACACGGGGTGCCCACACGTTTATGCTAGCCTTTGCTCCGTAGTACTGTTCTCCACTCACATACCCAACTGCATGCTGTGCAGTGCACCAGCAAACACTATTGTTAGGTTTGCAAATATCTCAGGATCAAACTATTTGTTAGCTCAGTTTGAAGAGTTGCTAGaggaaattatatatatatttttttctatgtcAGAGTTTAATCTTGATGTTGAGTTAAGGTAAAGGTAGCTGcaacatacatacatacatacacaaGGATGAAAAGGCCACTTTCTTTGGAGTAAGTGAAACATTACTAGCTGAGGAACCATGGAATTCTGTGATTGCCATAAATAGGAAATGGTTCAAGTTTCACAATCGAAAGAAAGGAATGAAAATCCAGCTAATCAAAATTTATTGTTGGCGCTTTCATCACTATTCTTAGCTTCATGGTAAAGcatggtgaaaaaaaaaaatatgcaaaggTTGAAAAGCAAAACACTTTACTCCCTTGTGTTTGCCTTAATAGTTTCTGCTTGACTTGTTTGTTAATGCCTTCCTTTGGTTtggtaaaggaaaaaaaagaaagataaagaaaagaaaagaaagtttcAGTGCATACCTCATGACCATTGCTGT
The sequence above is a segment of the Phaseolus vulgaris cultivar G19833 chromosome 2, P. vulgaris v2.0, whole genome shotgun sequence genome. Coding sequences within it:
- the LOC137810549 gene encoding protein neprosin-like, with translation MCWIDLVGDVFTLAESKPGNTHFCFGHARTRRQGQCEQTHTDLSIETRKRDLSSMNFSLCLSSPIISTLVHFLLVASLLCPVCSSEMGNTPVANQTLKPQEEVHKMNIIRTRLQQINKPSVKTIQSPDGDVIDCVVSHQQPAFDHPMLKGHKPLDPPERPKGHNKRDILSENFQLWTMLGESCPEGTIPIRRTTEQDMLRASSVSRFGRKIRRRVRRDTNSNGHEHAVGYVSGEQYYGAKASINVWAPRVTNQDEFSLSQMWVISGSFGDDLNTIEAGWQVSPELYGDTYPRFFTYWTSDAYQATGCYNLLCSGFVQTNNRIAIGAAISPTSSYGGGQFDISLLIWKDPKHGNWWLEFGSGILVGYWPSFLFTHLRDHASMVQFGGEVVNSRQSGSHTSTQMGSGHFASEGFGKASYFRNMQVVDWDNNLVPLSNLRVLADHPNCYDIQGGINNVWGNYFYYGGPGRNVRCP